From Pseudomonas arsenicoxydans:
GCAAGCCGTTGGAGGGCTTCGATGCGGTGATCCCGCGGATCGGTGCGTCGGTGACGTTTTATGGCTGCGCGGTGTTGCGTCAGTTCGAAATGATGGGGGTTTTTCCCCTTAACGAATCTGTGGCGATTGCCCGGTCACGCGACAAACTGCGTTCGCTGCAACTGCTTTCGCGCCGGGGTATTGGTTTGCCAGTCACCGGTTTTGCGCACTCCCCGGATGACATTCCCGACTTGATCGACATGGTCAACGGTGCACCACTGGTGATCAAGGTGCTGGAAGGCACCCAAGGCATTGGCGTGGTGCTGTGTGAAACGGCAACGGCGGCAGAGTCGGTGATTGAAGCGTTCATGGGCCTGAAGCAGAACATCATGGTTCAGGAATATATCAAGGAAGCCGGTGGCGCAGATATTCGCTGCTTCGTGGTCGGCGACAAGGTGATTGCGGCAATGAAGCGCCAGGCCAAACCTGGAGAGTTTCGCTCCAACTTGCATCGGGGCGGCAGCGCCAGCCTGATCAAGATCACCCCGGAAGAACGCATGACCGCATTGCGGGCGGCAAAAGTGATGGGATTGGCGGTGGCGGGGGTGGATATCCTGCGCTCCAATCATGGGCCGCTGGTGATGGAAGTGAACTCCTCACCGGGTCTGGAAGGGATTGAGACCACCACTGGTAAGAACGTGGCGGGGATCATCATTGAGCATCTTGAGAAGAATGGCGGGCCGAACATGACTCGCACCAAAGGTAAGGGCTAGACGCCCAGCTTTGAGCGGCAAGCTACAAGCCTCAAGTGAAAAGCAACGGCAGTTCCGCGCAGGATTTGCTTTTCGCTTGAAGCTTGAAGCTTGAAGCTGTCGTTAGACTGCGTCTCTAGGCAACATCAGCCCAAGCGGCAACCGCACCCGCGCTTCCAGCCCGCCCCCCGAGCGATTGCGTAGTTCGACATTGCCGCCATGCATCGAAGCAATCCGCTTCACGATCGCCAGGCCCAACCCGGTGCCCTTGCCACCCCGGGCACGATCGCCCCGAGTGAACGGGTTAAAGATCGCCTCCAGCTCTGACGGATCAATCCCCGCACCACGGTCCATGACGCTCAGCACGACATAGGGCGCGCTGGTATCCCCGGAAACATACGCCGCCACCTCAACCCCGCTGCCCGCGTGGTGAAGGGCGTTGCCAATCAGGTTGTTCAACAACCGCTTCATTGACACCCGACGCAACGGGAACGGCTGGATCGGTTCTAGGCGCAGACGCACCTTCTCTTCGTTCTGGTTGTACGGCGCAGC
This genomic window contains:
- the rimK gene encoding 30S ribosomal protein S6--L-glutamate ligase produces the protein MKIAVLSRNPRLYSTRRLVEAGTERGHEMVVIDTLRAYMNIASHKPQIHYRGKPLEGFDAVIPRIGASVTFYGCAVLRQFEMMGVFPLNESVAIARSRDKLRSLQLLSRRGIGLPVTGFAHSPDDIPDLIDMVNGAPLVIKVLEGTQGIGVVLCETATAAESVIEAFMGLKQNIMVQEYIKEAGGADIRCFVVGDKVIAAMKRQAKPGEFRSNLHRGGSASLIKITPEERMTALRAAKVMGLAVAGVDILRSNHGPLVMEVNSSPGLEGIETTTGKNVAGIIIEHLEKNGGPNMTRTKGKG